In a single window of the Papaver somniferum cultivar HN1 chromosome 8, ASM357369v1, whole genome shotgun sequence genome:
- the LOC113303168 gene encoding WAT1-related protein At3g30340-like produces MMKWLDEWQPAFLMVVIEFALATVNVLLKKVVDDGMDHLVLITYRTLFAAVFLAPMAYFWERKTRPKLTSRILCHLFISAMLGATVTQYGFLLGLQNTSATFTCAFINMVPVLTFLMALPFGLEEVDIKSMSGSIKVFGTVVSVGGAMVLTLYKGMPITNISDSRETITSIHTTNHLNWLNPNNKTERWTIGTIALIFGSVFWCSWFLIQAKIGKMYPCQYSSTTIMSLFGAIQSALLSFATNQHYSSWVLKGKIQTITVLYSGIVGTGLSYVGMAYCVKKRGPVFTAAFSPLIQIVVAIFDFSILHEQLHLGSVLGSILVILGLYILLWGKSKEAKACVTKQVTDVEDFGEIDQATKV; encoded by the exons ATGATGAAGTGGTTGGATGAATGGCAGCCAGCTTTTCTTATGGTTGTCATTGAATTTGCTTTAGCTACTGTAAATGTACTTCTTAAGAAAGTTGTTgatgatggaatggatcatcTGGTTCTTATTACCTATCGGACTTTATTTGCCGCAGTTTTCTTAGCCCCCATGGCCTACTTCTGGGAGAG GAAAACTAGGCCTAAACTCACATCTCGAATCTTGTGTCACTTGTTCATAAGTGCCATGCTTGG GGCGACGGTTACACAATACGGTTTTCTTCTTGGGCTTCAAAATACCTCGGCGACATTTACATGCGCCTTCATCAACATGGTGCCTGTGCTCACATTTCTAATGGCTCTACCTTTTGG GTTAGAAGAGGTGGATATTAAAAGTATGAGTGGCAGCATAAAGGTTTTTGGCACAGTTGTAAGTGTAGGTGGTGCGATGGTGTTGACACTCTACAAAGGAATGCCAATAACAAATATTTCGGATTCTAGAGAAACAATAACCTCAATTCATACAACTAATCACTTAAATTGGTTGAACCCGAATAACAAAACCGAACGCTGGACGATTGGAACAATAGCTCTGATTTTTGGTTCAGTATTTTGGTGTTCATGGTTTCTTATTCAAGCCAAAATAGGTAAAATGTACCCATGTCAGTACTCGAGTACTACTATTATGAGCCTGTTCGGTGCAATTCAATCAGCTCTATTAAGCTTTGCTACGAATCAGCACTATTCTTCATGGGTTCTGAAAGGAAAAATTCAGACCATAACTGTCTTATACTCG GGGATCGTGGGGACAGGGTTGAGCTATGTAGGTATGGCATACTGTGTGAAGAAAAGAGGTCCTGTTTTTACTGCCGCCTTCAGTCCTCTGATTCAAATCGTAGTAGCCATATTCGATTTCTCAATTTTGCACGAACAACTTCATCTCGGAAG TGTTCTGGGATCGATTCTCGTCATCCTTGGTCTATATATTCTTTTGTGGGGTAAGAGTAAAGAAGCAAAAGCTTGTGTAACCAAACAAGTTACAGACGTCGAAGattttggggagatcgatcaagCAACTAAGGTGTGA
- the LOC113303167 gene encoding reticuline oxidase-like: protein MAMKSMLNHYSLFIFLLMSLVVPFLSEPTNIISSCLTQNQVKNFTLNANSGNDTSEFHKLLSFSIQNLRYAESTYTKPIVIVLPDTKEQLANTVLCSKQASLAIRVRCGGHSYEGLSSVSTNSGELFMIIDVMNLNNVSVDLESETAWVEGGATLGETYQAIAESSHLHGFSAGSCPTVGSGGHISGGGFGLLSRKYGLAADNVVDAILIDANGRFVDRKAMGEDVFWAIRGGGGGVWGIIYAWKVQLVPVPETVTSFILSRSGTQNSVAKLVQKWQFVAPNLEDEFYLSVFVGAGLPETRYTGISATFKGFYLGSTAEAISTLNREFPELGVAEDDCKEMSWIESVVFFSGLRNGSTVLDLKNRYLDDKGYFKAKSDYVKEPISMRGIKTALRILENEPKGYVILDPYGGIMSKISSDSIPFPHRAGNIFAIQYLVAWNSTENSKNDVFISWIRNFYNSMTNYVAKGPRTAYVNYLDLDLGQVNLLSLTRSTTMARSQSDAVKIAKVWGEKYFLKNYDRLVQAKTLIDPDNVFYNQQGIPPLSTSRLHSNI, encoded by the coding sequence atggcaaTGAAATCTATGCTAAACCATTATTCCCTCTTCATTTTCCTTTTGATGAGTTTAGTAGTTCCATTTCTAAGTGAGCCAACAAATATTATAAGCTCTTGTTTAACACAAAATCAAGTTAAGAATTTCACACTTAATGCAAACTCTGGCAACGATACGTCAGAATTTCACAAGCTTCTTAGCTTTTCCATCCAAAATCTCCGGTATGCTGAATCCACGTATACTAAACCAATTGTGATCGTTCTTCCTGACACTAAAGAACAACTAGCAAACACTGTTTTGTGTTCTAAACAAGCTTCGTTAGCTATTAGAGTAAGATGTGGTGGACATAGTTATGAAGGATTATCTTCTGTTTCCACTAATTCTGGAGAGCTATTCATGATTATCGATGTTATGAATCTGAATAATGTTTCAGTTGATTTAGAATCTGAAACTGCTTGGGTTGAAGGTGGCGCAACACTTGGTGAGACTTACCAAGCAATCGCCGAGTCAAGTCACTTACATGGGTTCTCGGCTGGGTCGTGTCCTACTGTTGGAAGTGGTGGTCATATTTCTGGAGGTGGATTCGGTCTTTTATCAAGAAAATATGGCCTTGCTGCTGATAACGTTGTTGATGCAATTCTTATCGATGCTAATGGACGGTTTGTAGATCGAAAAGCCATGGGAGAAGACGTTTTTTGGGCAATccgaggcggtggtggtggtgtttgGGGCATAATTTACGCGTGGAAAGTACAGTTAGTTCCAGTACCAGAAACTGTTACAAGTTTTATCCTATCAAGATCAGGTACACAAAATTCCGTAGCCAAATTAGTTCAGAAGTGGCAATTTGTGGCCCCTAATTTAGAAGACGAGTTCTACTTGTCAGTTTTCGTTGGAGCAGGTTTACCCGAGACTCGTTATACAGGTATCTCGGCTACATTTAAAGGATTTTACCTTGGCTCAACAGCTGAAGCCATATCTACTCTAAACCGAGAATTTCCAGAACTGGGTGTTGCTGAAGATGATTGCAAGGAAATGAGTTGGATAGAATCAGTTGTCTTTTTTTCTGGGTTACGTAATGGAAGCACTGTCTTGGATTTGAAGAACCGATACTTGGATGACAAGGGGTATTTTAAGGCCAAGTCAGACTATGTAAAGGAACCGATATCAATGAGAGGGATAAAAACTGCACTGAGAATACTCGAAAATGAGCCGAAAGGGTATGTGATTTTAGACCCTTACGGGGGAATTATGAGTAAGATTAGCAGTGATTCTATTCCATTTCCTCATAGAGCAGGAAACATCTTTGCAATTCAGTACTTAGTCGCATGGAATTCAACAGAAAATAGCAAGAACGACGTCTTCATATCTTGGataagaaatttctacaattctATGACAAACTATGTTGCAAAAGGTCCAAGGACAGCTTATGTGAATTATCTGGATCTCGATCTTGGACAAGTGAACTTGCTGAGTCTGACTAGAAGTACTACAATGGCCAGGTCCCAATCTGATGCAGTAAAGATAGCTAAGGTTTGGGGTGAGAAGTATTTCTTAAAAAACTATGATCGTTTAGTACAAGCAAAAACGCTTATCGATCCTGATAACGTTTTTTATAACCAACAGGGGATTCCACCGTTGTCAACTAGCCGTTTGCATTCAAATATATGA